The genomic window AGAGGAACTCTTAAAGCTTGTGCGCGATAAAAATGTAAAGCTCAATAAAATTGATACAAGTGCTATTACAGATATGAGTTTGCTTTTTGCTCAGCTTAGCCCTGCTGTATGTAAAGGAATCCAGCAAGAGCAAGAGTTATCAGAGCTAGATAAAAGAATTTTGCTTGTATGTCGCTATCCTTATGTAGAACGTGATTTTAGCGGAATTGATACTTGGGATACGAGTAATGTAGAGAATATGCAAGGTTTGTTTTTGAATAATCAAAGCTTTAATGAATCTCTTAATGCTTGGAATGTGAGTAAGGTTAAAGATATGCTCGGTATGTTTCAAGGGGCAAAAAATTTCAATCAGCCTTTGAATACTTGGAATGTCTCACAAGTGCAACATTTTGATTATATGTTTGCAGACACGCGAGCTTTCAGCCAACCATTGGACAAATGGGATTTAAAGAGTGCAAAATCTTTGGAGGATATGTTTTCTTTTGCTGCGAGTTTTAGTCAAAATTTAGATTCGTGGCAGGTTGAGCATATAGAGGCATTTCATAATAATCGTTTTGGCTTTGATAAATATTATGCACGAGAGGTTATTTTTTGGGACTCACCTATGGTGGCAAACTTGCCTATTTGGGCAAAAGAGCCTAAGCCTCCTTATCCTCACACACATAAGCCTAAAGATAGAGCCGAGCTTGTAGCGATTTTGAGCAAAAAGTATGAAGTCAATGGTGAGTTTTATGAAGTCCCTTTGAGTGCGATTGATACGAGCGCTATCACAGATATGAGCTTTCTTTTTGCAAATTATGAAGGTTGTGATTTTTTCTTAACATTACTTAAGGATTCTAAGGCAGTTGAGAATTGCGAAAGTAGTATCAAATATAGAAAGGATTTTGAGGGCATAGAACAATGGGATACCTCAAAGGTGATAGATATGAAATATATGTTTTATGGCAGTGAGAG from Helicobacter typhlonius includes these protein-coding regions:
- a CDS encoding BspA family leucine-rich repeat surface protein encodes the protein MKTYQFLCALATLGALLWSGCEDKYRPQNEEELLKLVRDKNVKLNKIDTSAITDMSLLFAQLSPAVCKGIQQEQELSELDKRILLVCRYPYVERDFSGIDTWDTSNVENMQGLFLNNQSFNESLNAWNVSKVKDMLGMFQGAKNFNQPLNTWNVSQVQHFDYMFADTRAFSQPLDKWDLKSAKSLEDMFSFAASFSQNLDSWQVEHIEAFHNNRFGFDKYYAREVIFWDSPMVANLPIWAKEPKPPYPHTHKPKDRAELVAILSKKYEVNGEFYEVPLSAIDTSAITDMSFLFANYEGCDFFLTLLKDSKAVENCESSIKYRKDFEGIEQWDTSKVIDMKYMFYGSERFNHSIQSWNVSKVENMRSMFQGAKNFNQPLNAWHTASLKEMVYLFRDAEQFNQPLDKWDISQVESLNSVFAYAKNFNQNIQSWDTSKVINMEDLFEGAQAFNQPLNNWNVSKVLNMEAMFADAKSFNQPLDKWDTSSVKDMSSMFSGAESFNQPLNTWQVGNVYDMRSMFERATKFNQPLVKWNVSNVYKINYMFVEASHFKQDLNMWNINIWNILELEGIPSYVFEGSPLQSNPPKWYKNLVGQKRE